The Ailuropoda melanoleuca isolate Jingjing chromosome 9, ASM200744v2, whole genome shotgun sequence genome includes a region encoding these proteins:
- the LOC117803690 gene encoding uncharacterized protein LOC117803690: MCSDRQVGVSTQVELSAQVEVSTRVELRTQVELSTQVGVSAEVGVSAQVELRIQVGVSTQVELRTQVELSTQVGVSAQMELNAQVELSAQVGVSTQVELSTQVGVSAEVGVSAQVELRIQVGVSTQVELRTQVELSTQVGVSAQMELNAQVELSAQVGVSTQVEVRTQVELSTQVGVRTWVEVRTQVELSAQVGVSAQVGVSAQVGLRTQVELSTQVGVSAQVEVRTQVELSTQVGVSALPVVRWYLEEVAWRPTPALS; the protein is encoded by the exons ATGTGCTCGGACAGACAGGTGGGGGTGAGTACCCAGGTGGAGCTGAGTGCACAGGTAGAGGTGAGCACCCGGGTGGAGCTGAGGACCCAG GTGGAGCTGAGCACACAGGTGGGGGTGAGTGCCGAGGTGGGGGTGAGCGCCCAGGTGGAGCTGAGGATCCAGGTGGGGGTGAGCACCCAGGTGGAGCTGAGGACCCAGGTGGAGCTGAGCACACAGGTGGGGGTGAGCGCCCAGATGGAGCTGAACGCCCAGGTGGAGCTGAGCGCCCAGGTGGGGGTGAGCACCCAGGTGGAGCTGAGCACACAGGTGGGGGTGAGTGCCGAGGTGGGGGTGAGCGCCCAGGTGGAGCTGAGGATCCAGGTGGGGGTGAGCACCCAGGTGGAGCTGAGGACCCAGGTGGAGCTGAGCACACAGGTGGGGGTGAGCGCCCAGATGGAGCTGAACGCCCAGGTGGAGCTGAGCGCCCAGGTGGGGGTGAGCACCCAGGTGGAGGTGAGGACCCAGGTGGAGCTGAGCACCCAGGTGGGGGTGAGGACCTGGGTGGAGGTGAGGACCCAGGTGGAGCTGAGCGCCCAAGTGGGGGTGAGTGCCCAAGTGGGGGTGAGCGCCCAGGTGGGGCTGAGGACCCAAGTGGAGCTGAGCACACAGGTGGGGGTGAGCGCCCAGGTGGAGGTGAGGACCCAGGTGGAGCTGAGCACCCAG GTGGGGGTGAGCGCCCTGCCGGTTGTGCGGTGGtacctggaggaggtggcctggagacccaccccagccctgagctAG